A single Nicotiana tabacum cultivar K326 chromosome 5, ASM71507v2, whole genome shotgun sequence DNA region contains:
- the LOC107786698 gene encoding beta-amylase 8, with amino-acid sequence MNNHIPHHPIPNTQDPDPQFPNPNEDPNPNPPPQPQPRRPRGFAATNTAAGVTNKSRKEREKEKERTKLRERHRRAITSRMLAGLRQYGNFPLPVRADMNDVLAALARQAGWTVEPDGTTYRQSPPTTTNNNASNMGPYQVMSVECPVSGSSLRNCSTRASVDCHPSVPRINESLSPASFDSIVVTESDTKADKFTCTSTMNSTECLEAGQLMQELHSGEHGIGLSGTQYVPVFVMLSSGLINNFCQLMDPDSVKQELQQLKSLKIDGVMVNCWWGIVESWVPQKYEWSGYRELFNIIRDFKLKLQVVMAFHEYGGIDTSGMFISLPQWVMEIGKGNQDIFFTDRQGRRNTECLSWGIDKERVLRGRTAIEVYFDMMRSFRTEFDDLFADGLISAVEIGLGASGELKYPSFSERMGWRYPGIGEFQCYDKYSLQNLRKAATSRGHSFWAKGPDNAGYYNSKPHETGFFCERGDYDSYYGRFFLHWYRQVLIDHADNVLSLATLAFEGVQIVVKIPAIYWWYRTSSHAAEVTAGYYNPTNQDGYSPVFEVLKKHSMTVKFICSGFQVPETDDALADPDGLSWQILNSAWDKALPVAGQNTFPCYDREGLMRLVETAKPRNDPDHHRFSFFAFQQPLPLVQSAICISELDYFIKSMHGEIINNVES; translated from the exons ATGAACAATCACATTCCCCACCACCCCATTCCTAATACCCAAGATCCGGATCCCCAATTCCCCAACCCGAATGAAGATCCAAACCCGAATCCCCCTCCTCAACCCCAACCTCGCCGTCCTCGGGGCTTCGCCGCCACAAACACCGCCGCCGGAGTAACAAACAAGAgcagaaaagagagagaaaaggagaAAGAGCGAACGAAGCTACGAGAACGTCACCGGCGAGCAATTACGAGCCGAATGCTCGCCGGACTCCGTCAGTACGGGAATTTCCCGCTTCCTGTACGTGCTGATATGAATGATGTACTCGCTGCACTTGCTCGTCAAGCCGGTTGGACCGTTGAACCTGATGGTACCACTTATAGACAATCTCCTCCTACTACTACTAATAATAATGCTTCCAATATG GGGCCTTATCAGGTGATGTCTGTTGAGTGTCCGGTTTCTGGTAGTTCTTTGAGAAATTGTTCAACCAGAGCATCCGTGGACTGTCATCCATCAGTGCCAAGGATCAATGAGAGTTTATCGCCAGCATCTTTTGATTCTATTGTAGTCACAGAAAGTGACACGAAGGCTGATAAATTTACATGTACCAGTACAATGAATTCTACAGAATGTTTAGAGGCGGGCCAG CTCATGCAAGAACTTCACTCTGGGGAGCATGGAATTGGTTTATCAGGAACTCAATACGTCCCTGTTTTTGTTATGCTCTCT AGTGGTCTAATCAACAATTTCTGCCAGTTGATGGATCCTGATAGTGTTAAACAGGAGCTGCAGCAGCTTAAGTCTTTAAAAATCGATGGGGTTATGGTAAATTGCTGGTGGGGCATCGTTGAAAGCTGGGTACCTCAGAAATACGAGTGGTCTGGCTACAGGGAATTGTTCAACATAATCCGAGATTTCAAATTGAAATTGCAG GTTGTCATGGCATTTCATGAATATGGAGGAATTGATACCAGTGGCATGTTCATATCCCTTCCTCAGTGGGTTATGGAGATAGGAAAAGGCAATCAGGATATATTCTTTACTGATCGTCAAGGCAGAAGGAACACTGAATGCCTATCCTGGGGCATTGACAAAGAACGAGTATTAAGAGGTAGAACTGCCATCGAG GTTTACTTTGACATGATGAGAAGCTTCCGAACTGAATTTGATGACTTGTTCGCTGATGGCCTAATTTCTGCTGTTGAAATTGGACTTGGAGCGTCTGGGGAGCTAAAGTACCCTTCTTTTTCTGAAAGGATGGGGTGGAGGTATCCTGGTATTGGTGAGTTTCAG TGCTACGATAAATATTCTCTGCAGAATCTGCGAAAAGCTGCAACATCAAGGGGACACTCTTTCTGGGCGAAGGGACCTGATAACGCTGGTTATTACAATTCCAAGCCACATGAAACTGGATTCTTCTGTGAACGAGGTGATTATGATAGCTACTATGGGCGATTTTTCCTCCATTGGTATAGACAGGTCTTAATAGATCATGCTGATAATGTTCTCTCCCTGGCAACTCTTGCTTTTGAGGGAGTGCAGATTGTTGTGAAG ATTCCAGCAATTTATTGGTGGTACAGAACGAGCAGCCATGCGGCAGAGGTCACAGCTGGATATTACAACCCCACGAACCAGGACGGCTATTCTCCAGTGTTTGAAGTTCTCAAAAAGCACTCCATGACAGTAAAATTTATCTGCTCAGGATTTCAGGTTCCAGAAACTGATGATGCGTTGGCAGATCCAGATGGTTTGAGTTGGCAG ATCCTGAATTCAGCATGGGATAAGGCGCTTCCTGTTGCTGGTCAAAACACATTTCCATGTTATGATAGAGAAGGATTGATGAGGCTGGTTGAGACTGCAAAGCCTAGAAATGATCCTGATCATCACCGtttctctttttttgcgtttCAACAACCATTGCCTTTGGTTCAGAGTGCAATATGCATCTCAGAACTGGACTACTTTATCAAATCCATGCATG GAGAAATCATCAACAATGTGGAATCTTAA